The following are encoded in a window of Diorhabda sublineata isolate icDioSubl1.1 chromosome 5, icDioSubl1.1, whole genome shotgun sequence genomic DNA:
- the LOC130444504 gene encoding juvenile hormone esterase-like, which yields MYFIINFGVFLSILLCVYGEKILLQTPSGLIMGTKEYGLHGTTFYAFQQIPYAKPPIGNLRFADPEPAEKWKGILDATKSNKICYQQNNMLGLELLEEMETEDCLYLNVYTPKNPSNNSSLPVLIYIHGGGFVSGSGNFDFFGPHYFMEHNIIIVTPNYRLGPFGFLTTGDEIIPGNFGLKDQQLALKWVKNNIKHFGGNPQEVTLFGQSAGAASVTFHLLNKESASLFRAAIAQSGSMLTPWSFQRDHNEIAYKVGCGLDKTFKNTNTSQELLKILRSKPASDINRVAASFKESIENDQILQGFWFTPTVEPAHPKAFITEKQFMALENGKLSKVPLMIGITSEELISKANDPYFLSKLQQYDNDLSMLINKNMHIEDRLAKREAGDTLRRIYTDGLLHDNPGLAVRLFSDISFNMPIITHAKIQSKFSRVYFYQFSYSGLLGGIRPNIDGADRTGHSDDNHYLWTNFKKITLENYSEADVIASIRFRTLITNFVKYLNPTPQLSELFDNVIWPTVNFDEFKYLDINDTMSIKRNPKGDVYPKLVNFYETMAVKPFDTF from the exons atgtattttataattaattttggtgtttttttaagtattttattaTGTGTG TATGGTGAAAAAATTCTGCTACAAACTCCAAGTGGTCTAATAATGGGAACAAAAGAGTACGGCTTACATGGAACAACCTTTTACGCCTTTCAGCAAATACCTTATGCAAAACCTCCAATAGGAAATCTACGTTTTGCG GATCCAGAACCTGCCGAAAAATGGAAAGGTATCCTAGATGCTaccaaaagtaataaaatttgctatcaacaaaataatatgTTGGGTTTAGAGCTTCTAGAAGAAATGGAAACTGaagattgtttatatttgaacgtATATACCCCAAAA AATCCTTCAAACAACTCTTCACTACCTGTGCTAATTTATATCCACGGAGGTGGATTTGTATCAGGTTCGggaaactttgatttttttggaCCTCATTATTTCATGGaacataatattattattgttactcCCAATTACCGTTTGGGGCCGTTTG GCTTCCTGACTACTGGAGATGAGATAATACCTGGTAATTTTGGATTAAAAGATCAGCAGCTGGCTTTAAAATGGgtgaaaaataacattaaacaTTTTGGAGGCAATCCTCAAGAAGTTACTCTATTTGGACAAAGTGCAGGTGCAGCATCTGTTACTTTTCATCTCTTGAATAAAGAATCAGCCA GTTTATTTAGAGCTGCAATAGCTCAAAGTGGCTCAATGTTGACTCCTTGGTCATTTCAAAGAGACCATAATGAAATAGCATATAAAGTGGGGTGTGGTTtagataaaacttttaaaaataccaATACTTCTCAAgaactattgaaaattttaagaagTAAACCAGCTAGTGATATTAACAGAGTTGCAGCAAGTTTTAAG GAATCTATTGAAAACGACCAAATACTACAAGGATTTTGGTTTACACCTACAGTTGAACCTGCGCATCCGAAAGCATTTATAACTGAGAAACAGTTTATGGCcctagaaaatggaaaattgagTAAAGTTCCACTTATGATTGGCATCACATCTGAAGAATTGATTTCTAAAGCTAATG ACCCTTATTTTCTGTCAAAGCTGCAACAATATGATAACGATCTTTCAATgcttattaacaaaaatatgcaTATTGAAGACCGTTTGGCGAAAAGAGAAGCGGGTGACACTCTACGACGTATATACACTGACGGATTACTACATGATAATCCAGGACTCGCGGTAAGG CTTTTTAGTGACATATCATTTAATATGCCGATTATCACACACGCAAAGATTCAATCGAAATTCAGCAGAGTCTATTTCTATCAATTCTCCTACAGTGGATTGCTTGGTGGGATCAGACCAAATATAGATG GTGCTGATAGAACTGGACACTCTGATGACAATCATTATCTATGGACAAACTTCAAAAAAATCACGTTAGAGAATTATTCAGAGGCAGATGTAATTGCTAGTATTAGATTTCGAACACTTATAacaaattttgtcaaatattt GAACCCAACACCCCAACTATCTGAACTTTTTGACAACGTCATATGGCCTACAGTTAACTTCGatgaattcaaatatttagacATAAATGATACAATGAGTATCAAAAGAAATCCTAAAGGAGATGTCTATCCAAAGCTGgtgaatttttatgaaacaatgGCTGTGAAGCCGTTTGAcacattttga
- the LOC130444505 gene encoding juvenile hormone esterase-like: MKLKIYMENMSFQAIILLLQALLCVTSAEIIVKIPNGELMGRKEYSLRGISFYAFQQIPFAKPPIGNLRFADPQPAEKWEGVLDATKNDRMCYQQSDLFHVNLTALQNEDCLYLNVYTPRDPTTNAALPVMFYIYGGGFVNGAANFDFFGPHYLMENDVIVVTTNYRVGPFGFLSTGDETITGNFGLKDQKLALEWVRDNIKYFGGDPEKVTIFGQSAGAASVAYLLMNPELNGLFRAAIAQSGSSLCPWSYQREYRNMAYNLAKGIDSSFSNESSSQELLDFLRSKDANNINTVAASFKQTYGNEQIIQGFWFTPVIEPNHENAFIIENQYSALESGHMNRVPLMIGITSEEAIARAAASNFISTVHSYENDITRLVNKNMHLTDPAIKKEAGEEIRRIYTDGLLQDNPGKAVNYFSDMEFTRSVITHAKLQAQFSDVYFYQFSYHGAMGGNRPNIEGAYKVGHSEDSHYLWAVANHTYLNNYSALDVATSDRYRLLFTNFAKYLNPTPEAVPLLNNIIWPKVKADEFVYLDINETLTLQSNPKVQTYENWVALYEKYAVKPYDTF; the protein is encoded by the exons atgaaattgaaaatttatatggaaaatatgaGTTTCCAGGCAATTATACTCTTGTTGCAGGCTTTATTATGTGTG ACTTCTGCGGAAATTATAGTGAAGATCCCGAATGGAGAACTCATGGGTCGGAAAGAATATTCTTTGAGAGGCATATCATTTTATGCTTTTCAACAAATACCCTTCGCAAAGCCACCAATAGGAAATCTCCGTTTTGCG GACCCACAACCAGCTGAAAAATGGGAAGGTGTTTTAGATGCAACAAAAAATGATAGAATGTGCTATCAACAATCTGACTTATTTCATGTGAATCTTACGGCACTCCAAAATGAAGATTGTCTCTATTTGAATGTATATACCCCAAGA gATCCAACAACAAATGCAGCACTTCCAGTGATGTTCTACATCTATGGTGGCGGATTCGTAAACGGAGCtgcaaattttgatttttttgggcCGCATTATCTAATGGAAAATGATGTAATTGTTGTGACAACCAATTATAGAGTTGGACCGTTTG gATTTTTATCTACTGGTGATGAAACGATTACTGGAAACTTTGGACTTAAagaccaaaaattagccttggAATGGGTAAGGGacaatatcaaatatttcgGTGGGGATCCAGAAAAAGTTACTATATTTGGACAAAGTGCTGGAGCAGCATCAGTAGCTTACCTTCTGATGAATCCGGAACTAAATG GTTTATTTAGAGCCGCAATAGCTCAAAGTGGATCCTCGTTATGTCCTTGGTCGTACCAGAGAGAATATAGGAATATGGCGTACAATTTAGCTAAAGGAATTGATAGTAGCTTTAGCAATGAAAGTAGCTCTCAAGaattattggattttttgaGGAGTAAGGATGCcaataatataaatacagtTGCAGCTAGTTTCAAA cAAACATATGGCAATGAACAAATTATTCAAGGATTTTGGTTCACTCCAGTCATTGAACCTAACCACGAGAATgcatttattatagaaaatcaaTATAGCGCTTTAGAAAGTGGGCATATGAATCGAGTTCCTCTCATGATTGGAATAACGTCTGAAGAAGCGATTGCCAGAGCTGCAG catcaaattttatatctacTGTGCATTCGTATGAAAACGACATAACTAGATTGGTTAACAAAAATATGCATTTAACGGATCCAGCTATTAAAAAAGAAGCAGGGGAGGAAATCCGAAGGATATACACAGATGGATTGTTACAAGATAATCCAGGAAAAGCGGTTAAT tattttagtGATATGGAATTTACTAGAAGTGTAATTACTCATGCAAAATTACAAGCACAATTCAGTGATGTGTACTTTTATCAATTCTCTTATCACGGAGCAATGGGAGGCAATAGACCAAACATAGAGG gtgCCTACAAAGTAGGACACTCAGAAGATAGCCACTATTTATGGGCAGTTGCTAATCATACCTACTTAAACAATTATTCCGCATTGGATGTGGCTACTAGTGATAGATACagattattatttacaaattttgctaAATACTT aaatccAACTCCTGAAGCAGTTCCACTTCTAAACAACATTATATGGCCAAAAGTTAAAGCAGAcgaatttgtttatttggacATTAATGAAACTCTAACATTACAAAGCAATCCCAAAGTACAGACTTATGAAAATTGGGTTGCTCTTTATGAGAAATACGCTGTGAAACCTTATGATACATTTTAG